The following proteins are encoded in a genomic region of Periophthalmus magnuspinnatus isolate fPerMag1 chromosome 23, fPerMag1.2.pri, whole genome shotgun sequence:
- the zgc:63972 gene encoding protein CutA homolog isoform X1, whose protein sequence is MTFDSTHRMEWLLQRWHKDVFFCSALRSLLSVTCLLLVLIVSLYPGLWSIGVRLHSVFTGNYLAGHHSVLVINSPTEQTAKDIGRAIMEKRLAASINILTRTSTMYIWKDEIRDASEILMLVKTRTSRIQHVLEYVRSVHPYAAPEVLSILVEDGSLEYLKWMDEVIPEN, encoded by the exons ATGACTTTTGACTCCACTCACAGGATGGAATGGTTGCTCCAGCGTTGGCATAAAGATGTTTTCTTTTGCTCCGCACTCCGGTCTTTGCTTTCTGTGACATGCTTG CTCCTCGTTCTGATTGTGAGTCTCTATCCTGGCCTGTGGTCCATTGGGGTGCGACTTCATTCAGTCTTCACAGGAAACTATTTAGCCGGCCACCACTCTGTCCTTGTTATTAACAGCCCAACTGAGCAGACGGCCAAGGATATTGGCAG AGCCATCATGGAGAAGAGGCTAGCTGCCAGTATTAACATTCTCACAAGGACATCTACAAT GTACATATGGAAGGATGAAATTCGTGATGCCAGTGAAATTCTTATG CTTGTGAAAACAAGAACCTCCAGGATTCAACATGTCTTGGAATATGTGAG GTCTGTCCACCCGTACGCAGCCCCAGAAGTCCTCAGTATCCTCGTGGAGGATGGCAGCCTGGAATACCTGAAGTGGATGGATGAAGTGATTCCAGAAAACTGA
- the zgc:63972 gene encoding protein CutA homolog isoform X2 codes for MTFDSTHRMEWLLQRWHKDVFFCSALRSLLSVTCLLLVLIVSLYPGLWSIGVRLHSVFTGNYLAGHHSVLVINSPTEQTAKDIGRYIWKDEIRDASEILMLVKTRTSRIQHVLEYVRSVHPYAAPEVLSILVEDGSLEYLKWMDEVIPEN; via the exons ATGACTTTTGACTCCACTCACAGGATGGAATGGTTGCTCCAGCGTTGGCATAAAGATGTTTTCTTTTGCTCCGCACTCCGGTCTTTGCTTTCTGTGACATGCTTG CTCCTCGTTCTGATTGTGAGTCTCTATCCTGGCCTGTGGTCCATTGGGGTGCGACTTCATTCAGTCTTCACAGGAAACTATTTAGCCGGCCACCACTCTGTCCTTGTTATTAACAGCCCAACTGAGCAGACGGCCAAGGATATTGGCAG GTACATATGGAAGGATGAAATTCGTGATGCCAGTGAAATTCTTATG CTTGTGAAAACAAGAACCTCCAGGATTCAACATGTCTTGGAATATGTGAG GTCTGTCCACCCGTACGCAGCCCCAGAAGTCCTCAGTATCCTCGTGGAGGATGGCAGCCTGGAATACCTGAAGTGGATGGATGAAGTGATTCCAGAAAACTGA